The proteins below are encoded in one region of Paraburkholderia phenazinium:
- a CDS encoding helix-turn-helix domain-containing protein: MNSPLALVRDDALDAHDGPRAAEPLDALEHLVGVNLARLRAERQLSLDALARASGVSRAMLAQIESARSVPSIKVLCKVAAALKVSVAAFLRRHATNGFEHLPADKATRLVSSNGRYSARPLYPDAEPATAEFHELRIAPLHTEPGVRRAPGTTVNLVVSEGTLEVSVHDQRQLLATGDAIVFDADQPHTLRNPGDTEARAFRVTLNAETPPRWDVPHDAARHAAPV, encoded by the coding sequence ATGAATTCACCGCTTGCGCTGGTTCGCGATGACGCGCTGGATGCACACGATGGGCCGCGCGCCGCGGAGCCGTTGGATGCGCTGGAACATCTGGTCGGTGTCAATCTGGCCCGTTTGCGGGCCGAGCGGCAACTGTCGCTTGACGCGCTGGCCCGTGCTTCGGGGGTATCGCGCGCCATGCTGGCGCAGATCGAGTCGGCCCGCAGCGTGCCGTCGATTAAAGTGCTGTGCAAGGTCGCGGCAGCATTGAAAGTCTCGGTCGCCGCGTTCTTGCGGCGCCATGCGACCAACGGCTTCGAGCATCTGCCGGCTGACAAGGCGACCCGCCTCGTCAGCTCGAACGGGCGCTATTCCGCGCGGCCGCTGTATCCCGATGCGGAACCGGCCACCGCCGAATTCCACGAATTGCGTATCGCGCCGCTGCATACCGAACCGGGTGTGCGTCGCGCGCCCGGGACGACGGTCAATCTGGTAGTGAGCGAGGGCACGCTGGAGGTGAGCGTTCACGATCAGCGGCAGTTGCTCGCTACCGGCGACGCGATCGTCTTCGACGCCGATCAGCCGCACACGCTGCGCAACCCCGGCGACACCGAGGCGCGCGCATTTCGCGTCACGCTGAATGCGGAAACGCCGCCGCGCTGGGACGTGCCGCACGATGCGGCGCGGCATGCGGCACCGGTTTGA